Proteins co-encoded in one Acanthopagrus latus isolate v.2019 chromosome 10, fAcaLat1.1, whole genome shotgun sequence genomic window:
- the LOC119027687 gene encoding probable E3 ubiquitin-protein ligase ARI8 encodes MGCELSTKRRRNVNEAYEPRRNVSKAEAGGADRNGERFQDSGTSGQEKCYDPQDPTLTFVDGEDQLDFLCDDYKSLRAKMPGCGHAVTPMSLTAWCRRLLDEGECGFVCGLPDCDAEWSFEVVCKMALLSPEEVEEFEKKIFSNAARSYLDVKACPRCKSRVVRSDLSDLSVQCTACTADSNRPYVFCWQCLKEWRGPAPRPDRCENDDCLCPLETLWTCSDIAFEDVEGVDGCPSIRACPTCGLLMEHNRNQCKNVICPRCKVEFCFLCLKTTEECQELNPNSYYTVCSTGVAPRQNSIPVWQRL; translated from the exons ATGGGATGCGAGCTGTCGACCAAACGGAGACGAAATGTTAATGAAGCTTATGAACCGCGAAGAAATGTGTCCAAAGCGGAGGCGGGCGGTGCCGACAGGAATGGAGAGCGCTTCCAGGACAGCGGGACGAGCGGACAGGAGAAGTGTTACGACCCGCAGGACCCCACGCTCACATTCGTGGACGGAGAAGATCAATTAGACT ttttgtgtGACGACTACAAGTCTCTGAGAGCGAAGATGCCCGGCTGCGGTCACGCCGTCACTCCGATGTCTCTGACCGCCTGGTGTCGCAGGCTGCTGGACGAG GGCGagtgtggatttgtgtgtggaCTACCTGACTGTGATGCTGAGTGGTCCTTCGAGGTGGTTTGTAAAATGGCTCTACTGAGTCCTGAGGAGGTGGAAGAGTTTGAGAAGAAAATATTCAGCAACGCTGCGAGGAGTTACCTGGACGTCAAAGCA TGTCCTCGTTGCAAGTCTCGCGTGGTGAGAAGTGATCTCAGTGATCTGAGTGTTCAGTGCACAGCCTGCACAGCTGACAGCAACAGGCCTTATGTATTCTGCTGGCAGTGTTTGAAGGAATGGAGAGGTCCGGCTCCTCGGCCAGACCGCTGTGAGAACGACGACTGCCTGTGCCCGCTGGAAACGCTGTGGACCTGCTCTGATATCGCCTTCGAGGACGTGGAGGGGGTCGATGGCTGCCCCTCCATCCGAGCCTGTCCCACCTGCGGTTTGCTCATGGAGCATAACAGAAATCAGTGTAAAAACGTGATATGTCCCCGGTGTAAGGTGGAGTTCTGCTTCCTGTGCCTGAAGACCACTGAGGAGTGCCAGGAGCTCAACCCAAACTCATATTACACAGTTTGTTCCACTGGTGTAGCTCCCAGACAGAACTCCATACCAGTGTGGCAGAGACTCTAA